The DNA window AAGCTGAAACCTGCCATTCTTTTGCGGCCGAACTATAACCGGTTCAATCAATCCATCACGTAAAATACTTGCGCCAAGTTCTCTTAAACTTTCTTCATCAAAGTATTTGCGGTGTTGATAGGGTGAAGGATCAATTTTTTTAATGTCTATCATACTGAACGAAAAAGAATAATTTTTATGGTCTGTTATGGGCATGATCCAAATCCCCTATAAAAAAATAAAAAAAATCTTATCGCGCGGGTTTAAAAATATAGATGTTTTATAAAAAAGATTATCAAAAAAGTAAAACTAAATGACATTTGCTGTTTCTGAAAAAGGGACAATTATTCTATTCCCATGT is part of the Elusimicrobiota bacterium genome and encodes:
- a CDS encoding ParB N-terminal domain-containing protein, yielding MPITDHKNYSFSFSMIDIKKIDPSPYQHRKYFDEESLRELGASILRDGLIEPVIVRPQKNGRFQL